The region gaggaagcataatagagaaaaataataattaccactgttgtataaatattttttgtgaGAGACTtatccacttaacgtgatcCTAGAGTCTCGAGAGGATTGGTAATGACTATCAACTATGAGGAAACATTCGGAAACCAAAtaatttgaataaatttaaattcacttgataATATTTTAAGTCATGTAATCtataacttattataattccaaaatttaaaattaatttattcttcttgatCTGTTTTTGAACAATAATCTTCTTGATTTTGACATGTCACACAATAAATGACATTTCcggtaaaaagtataaaaaataatactaaaaGTTATTTCATGATATTAAACACTTAttacttaaccttttcttttacataatttaaattgttaaaattatttgtatgctattaattaaatatcaataattaaatttgagtaatattatttatttacacaaaaataactctaattatatttaatgaaatgtctttaacaaaatttttttatatttataattacaaaatatttataattatttaaattataataatttatatataatttaaataatttgtaagtaaacccgtgcaacgcaatTTTTCTGCTTAATTATATGCTTAATTATGACGTGATAAATGACCATTTTAAATCGGATAACAAAATttcatatgaaaaaaaaaaacaattaaaggCACCAGTTCAAATTTCTGTGTATAAatcagggaccaaaaacatatttaacccttaaaTTTATTTCTAATATTACCTTTATCATTTTAATAAGATTCCACCActatctttttatatttaaaaaaatcttaaataCTAATTATGATATTTTTCTATTAGAGTTATCTCTGCCATCACTGCACTAgtcttatatattttattaaatcaaataaatataaatttatttattaattaaaatataatattatttttcttatcCTAATAAAtacgaaaaaaatattttatgatgaaattttaaaataaaataaaatatttaaagtgataattattttaaaaattcataTCATATAAATGCGTAAACAAAATAATGTTGAATATAAGCACAAAACATATATAAGGATGTTCTTTAGTGTTACTTTTCCAATTTAACTTATTGAACCGCtgattttgtcaaaaaaaattcaaataactaGGGGCGGATCCACCGCCCAGCAAGCCTAGGCCATTGCCCATGCTctggagaaaaaaaaacaaattttctttGGACCAGGTGAGGTAACCTTTTAGACccaagaaaaaagagaaaggaCAAAATTGAGGGACTAAatcatcaaaaataaaaatttgccCAACCTTAAAAAAATGTATGGTTCTGCCACTAAAATAACTATCCGTTACCTCATAAATTTTCAACtaagttttcaattttaacTTATTAGCTAAGTGTTCACTCAATTTTTTCAGCCTATATAAAACATGCATACAAGGATAGATAAGGATACATTAACCATGTAGTAATGATCTATCACCCTCACACTAATAGTTAATTAATTACAGTTGCGCGCTCTGCTCCATATCAATACAGTGATTAATTACTTGCCCCCGAATAGGTACAAGCAATAAATATACGGATGTGATATTAACCCAATTCCTAACAGGCCCTATTTAATTTGTTGAGGACAAAATGAGAGTGATTGCCCAATATTAGTTAGTCGGTGCTCTATTATGATTTGTATTGATTCATTTCTTATTGGTTCATTTAGGCACAATGAGAGAGATAGTTCATTCCCAATCCCCATTTGCCGATATTTTTCATTCATTGGGGCTTTTTGCTTTATGCAAATACAAACTCGTAGTTGAATAAAGACCCCACTTCTGAAAAATTCTTATGTGGTAAGTAATCACTGATTGAATTGCACTGCTGCAAATCCTATATTTAGCTGTAACCCAATGCCTAGGAACTCCATTTGATACAGGCACTTGTAGAACACAGAACTGACTACTGAgcacaaaagtaaaataatggAAAGCAAAAAGATTTGAACTCCTGTTTTTTATTCCACACGaataaaaactaattatttttttgttttcatttgtaGAGTAAAAATCAAGTTCCTTAACTAAATTTGATACGTTAACTTTTCTGTATACACAAAAATAATAGTTAATGTTAATATATATTAGGCATTTAAtagtttaatatataaaaattgaCAGATTTTAAGTGAGTTTGAGTCTCGTACTGGTTAAAAATGGATGAATTGAATATTTTATAAAAGATGTAACTCGTAAATTTAATGTCTTCAAATTTTGGGTAAAAATGTGGTGTTCAAATCCCTTGGTGGTATTCTGTGTTGCTCATTGATGCATAGTAGTCTCATGCTTAGGGTTATCCCTATCTTCTAaaaagtggtatcagagccgatatATAGTTGGTGCGACCATGGCGATGACTGCTTGGATTGAAAGCGAACAACGAGCAAATGTGGTAGCTTCAACGAATAATTAAGAGGTTTAAGAAAAATGTAAAAATTGTTTATTAGTTTTATGTTTTTATAGCTCAATATCtactttaaatttaaatttatttgtcaaTTTGTAAATTCACGACAATAGGAGTTCGCCGACATGATGGTGGAGGGGTAGTATATGTGGTGGAGGTTGGTATTATCTAAAGGGAGAGCAAAGGTGACGATAGTTGCCTGGTAGCAGGGATGGTAGAGATGGTCGTGGTGGAGTGGTTGTTATCACATGGCAATAGTAGTAGTGGCGACTCGCAGTGGTAGCGACGTTGGTGATAATGGAGGGCAGTAATGATAAAGGTAGGTGGAGGTGACGATGGTGCTGGTGAATGTGGTGGTAGAGGGTGAAGGTGGCGACAGAGGCGGCAGTAACAATGATGAGAGTGGTGGaaggtggtgttggtggcggtgacgACGATTATGGTAAAGGTATGGGTAGTTATGATGGAGGTGGTGGCGAAGGGtggaggcagtggtggtggtagaggTCGTGACAACAATGGCAGTTGTGGGGGCTGGTGGATGTGGCAACAGCAATGGTGAAAGGTGGTGTTAATGATGGAACTGGTGGTGGTGAATATGGGTGTTACCTAATGGTGGTGACAATGGTCAGAACAGGGGTAGCGACAATgttggtggagggtggtggtcgTAGACTCTTAGTGATGGAAGAGGCGGTGACGTCGATGACAGTAATAGTAGTGGCGACAATGGTGGCCTACTTGGAATTTCTAAGAAACAAAAACGTATCGACCCATTCACTCAAATATTAATATTGTTTATTCTTTATACACGTAAGCACCTAATATTTAATGAGATTAATAGATATGCATCATTagtgtaaagaagttttacactAACATTCAATCACATTATGGCACATAGGACCAAGTGGttacaaattttttaattttaattagtaaattcATAAATTGCTGATGTGGCGAAAATCAATTGATGAGTGCATATGTAAAACAAGTTTACACTGTCAGTACACCTCccattttatcatatttatttatttattacttactttattttatattaactgtcaacttaaaatttaaaaggTACATTAATCAAACAATCATATCCATTAAAATCGATATATTGTTTATTCCTTATGTACTTAatatttagaatttttttattaattaattattcactTAGAATTTTAAGAAACTATGAATTAATCGATCTTATCCAcgcatatctttttttttttttaaggaaacgCATATCTTAATATTGTTTATTCCTTAAGCACGCATTGCATTAACAGTAATATTTATCACTCATTGCTCCGTTTCATATTAACTGTGCATTATGAAATTCCCATAAAGCCTCAACTAATATTTTCTGTAATgttctcataaaaaatataaaagagaagagagaaaaataaaataataaaaaaggaaaatacttAATATAGTATATTTTTAAAAGATAACCGTATTAATTGGATTTTTAAATATGTAATGCTCTTTTTATTGGCAACATTCTTGAAAAACATTCTAACTAATGTTTCTAGAATTCAGGACCCATACACAAATCCTCTTGTTAAGGAAAAATGAATATAAGAAGGAAGTGGCAGAGGGAACACAGTAACAGTGAGTATCCCTTGAAGCTTCTAAGAAGATAATTTCaagaatagaaaagaaaaaaaatggtcaTAGTTAAAGTATTGGACCGAAATATATGGTATTGTATGGGCAATGCTTACGCCACAGTAGATGAACTCTCAACCTAACTCTCATGAACTTGAACACACATCTTAAAAATTTGAAGCCATGTGGCGTGAATGTACCAATTACAAAACCTCACATGCTCCATCTCCATGAAATGAAATTATAAAAAGAGACGTGAAAGGCAATTGATAAATTAGGAGCTGTAGGTCACCTCTCCCACACCTCCAAACATAAGTCAAATTTTAATACCTCAGTCCATAAATAAACTACCACCCCCCACCCCTAAACACACTATTCCATTCATTACCTTCCTTCTCCATCAATCTTCCTAATTTCTCTCTCAATTTCCTCACTccattatatatatacactACACTCACATATtggctatatatatataatcaatcTCATCAAACAACACAACCCTAGCTAGCAACTAGCAACTAGcaacaacacaacacaacacaacaccaccttcattcattcattctctTTGTTCTTCTTCACCCAATTCTGCTAAAACTACGCCGTTACTTCACGCCTCTCATGCTCTTCACTCTCTGTTACTCTTCTACTTGCAACTACTTCACCTGAAAGAGAGATAACGCTGTGAAAGTTAACGATGTCATCTCGCATTGTGGCGGAGAATGTCACTGATGATGCGACGTCGTATCTAGACCTCATGGAGCTCAGCGACCTCACGCGCCGCCCTGCCTCCGGCGACTTGCCGACGCTCGGGCAGCTCCTCAAGCACGTGGGAGACGCGCGTAAGGAGGCTGCCGGCGACGGCAGCGAGACGCCGCTGCACCACGCGCTTGATGTTGTCGGGATGGAGCCTCGCTCGCTGCCGTTTGTCCTCTCCTTCAGCAACCTCACCTACAGCGTTAAGGTGAAACGGAAGCTGAGCTTCTCATCTATCTTCCCTCGCCGCCGGAACCGACTGGGCGCGGTGGAGGATGCACCGGCGGTCGAGGAGAGTGTTTTCTCCCGGACGAAGACTCTTCTGAATGACATCTCCGGTGAAGCGCGCGACGGTGAAATCATGGCGGTTCTCGGCGCTAGTGGCTCCGGGAAGTCAACACTAATCGACGCGTTGGCTAACAGAATTGCTAAGGGGAGGCTGAAAGGCACTCTGGCCCTGAACGGCGAGGCGTTGGAGTCGCGCCTGCTGAAGGTGATTTCCGCTTACGTGATGCAAGACGACCTCCTCTTCCCGATGCTCACCGTCGAGGAAACTCTCACCTTCGCCGCGGAGTTTCGATTACCTCGCACGCTCTCCAAATCGAAGAAAAAGGCTCGAGTACAGGCCTTAATCGACCAGCTAGGCCTTCGAAACGCGGCAAAAACTGTAATCGGCGATGAAGGCCACCGCGGAGTCTCCGGCGGAGAGCGCCGTCGCGTCTCAATCGGAATCGACATAATCCACGACCCGATTCTGCTCTTCCTCGACGAGCCAACCTCCGGACTAGACTCCACCAGCGCGTTCATGGTGGTGAAGGTTCTCCAGAGAATCGCACAGAGCGGAAGCATCGTGATCATGTCAATTCATCAACCAAGCTACAGAATCCTTGGCCTCCTTGACCGAATGATCTTCCTCTCCCGCGGCCAAACCGTTTACAGCGGTTCTCCGACGCAATTGCCGTCGTTCTTCGCCGAATTCGGCCACCCGCTGCCGGATAGCGACAACAGAACAGAGTTCGCGTTGGATCTAATTCGCGATCTAGAAGGTTCCCCTGGCGGAACAAAAAGCTTGGTCGAGTTCAACAAATCATGGCAGAACATGACCAAGGTTCACTCTCACTCTGTTTCATCACAACCAGAACGCCCAAACGGCATGTCATTGAAGGAAGCAATCAGCGCGAGCATTTCGCGCGGGAAGTTAGTCTCCGGCGCGACCAACACCGCAACCACAACCCCGTCGTCGATGGTTCCGACATTCGCAAACCCGTTCTGGATCGAGATGGTAACTCTGTCAAAACGATCGTTCACGGACTCAAGAAGAAAACCAGAGCTATTCGGAATTCGCCTCGGCGCGGTGATGGTAACCGGTTTCATCCTCGCCACCATGTTCTGGAACCTCGATAACTCTCCCAAAGGAGTTCAAGAGAGGCTCGGATTCTTCGCGTTTGCTATGTCCACCACCTTCTACACCACCGCCGACGCGCTCCCCGTGTTCCTCCAGGAACGGTACATCTTCATGCGGGAAACTGCTTACAACGCGTACCGGAGATCCTCCTATCTCATCTCACACGCTCTGGTGTCATTACCGCCGCTGGCGTTTCTCTCGCTCGCTTTCGCTGTTATAACGTTTTGGGCTGTGGGCTTAGACGGCGGAGCTTCGggctttttgttttattttctgatCATCTTCGCTTCTTTCTGGGCTGGAAACTCGTTCGTCACGTTCCTATCCGGTGTAGTACCTCATGTGATGCTTGGTTACACCATTGTTGTTGCAATTCTAGCTTATTTCTTGCTGCTTAGTGGATTCTTCATCAACAGGGACAGGATTCCGAGCTACTGGATTTGGTTCCATTACTTGTCTCTAGTGAAGTATCCTTATGAAGCTGTGTTGCAGAACGAGTTTGATGATCCTGTGAAGTGTTTTGTTAGAGGGGTGCAGATTTTTGACAACAGTCCACTGAGGTCAGTGCCGTATGAGCTGAAATTGAAGCTTCTGGGGAGCATGAGCGGCACGCTGGGGACGAACATCACGGCCACGACGTGCTTGACGACGGGTGCTGATATATTGCAGCAGAATGGGGTGACGGAGTTGAGCAAGTGGAACTGTTTGTGGATCACTGTGGCTTGGggattcttcttcaggtttttgttcTACTTGGCTTTGTTAGTGGGTAGCAAGAACAAGAGGAGTTGATGATGGATTGTAGTTAAGTTAATTAACCTATAagatcaggaaaaaaaaaatgtttgggTTTCGGTTTTAATCGGTTTGAATTTGTGTATCATTATAtgataataaattttttttctctattttatttGTTCATGATTTATGATTAGTTCTGTAATCTGTTCTTGGTGAGTGCAGACATTTCTGGCACAAAATGTGATCTCACTTTGGTTGATTAGTTTGGAATTTGCATATGATATGATGTGATACAAACATTCGTCAATAGTGAACAGTTTTATAAGTTATAGTACTGGATGCATGTAGGAATATATCTTTTGGGGCCTATGATGTTACTCAAATGAAAAGAGAGCCAAAAAGGATTTTGAATTTTATACAATCATGTCAAggtgaaattttattttaagataaATATCATCTTTTGGAGACAATTTTGTTCGAGCCGTGAACACCGCATCATAGTGGAGCAAACTTTCCAAA is a window of Lotus japonicus ecotype B-129 chromosome 5, LjGifu_v1.2 DNA encoding:
- the LOC130717192 gene encoding ABC transporter G family member 6, encoding MSSRIVAENVTDDATSYLDLMELSDLTRRPASGDLPTLGQLLKHVGDARKEAAGDGSETPLHHALDVVGMEPRSLPFVLSFSNLTYSVKVKRKLSFSSIFPRRRNRLGAVEDAPAVEESVFSRTKTLLNDISGEARDGEIMAVLGASGSGKSTLIDALANRIAKGRLKGTLALNGEALESRLLKVISAYVMQDDLLFPMLTVEETLTFAAEFRLPRTLSKSKKKARVQALIDQLGLRNAAKTVIGDEGHRGVSGGERRRVSIGIDIIHDPILLFLDEPTSGLDSTSAFMVVKVLQRIAQSGSIVIMSIHQPSYRILGLLDRMIFLSRGQTVYSGSPTQLPSFFAEFGHPLPDSDNRTEFALDLIRDLEGSPGGTKSLVEFNKSWQNMTKVHSHSVSSQPERPNGMSLKEAISASISRGKLVSGATNTATTTPSSMVPTFANPFWIEMVTLSKRSFTDSRRKPELFGIRLGAVMVTGFILATMFWNLDNSPKGVQERLGFFAFAMSTTFYTTADALPVFLQERYIFMRETAYNAYRRSSYLISHALVSLPPLAFLSLAFAVITFWAVGLDGGASGFLFYFLIIFASFWAGNSFVTFLSGVVPHVMLGYTIVVAILAYFLLLSGFFINRDRIPSYWIWFHYLSLVKYPYEAVLQNEFDDPVKCFVRGVQIFDNSPLRSVPYELKLKLLGSMSGTLGTNITATTCLTTGADILQQNGVTELSKWNCLWITVAWGFFFRFLFYLALLVGSKNKRS